One window from the genome of Desulforamulus ruminis DSM 2154 encodes:
- a CDS encoding carbohydrate ABC transporter permease codes for MTAGNRSMRKGITTVLIYTALAMAMVWALLPIVWMVLSSLKTEANMFSMPPQFSFKPTFATYAFMFNEGNFSNFLKNSVIAAVSSTFIALFLGTLGGYALARGNYKRGKDIAFWVISTRMTPIAAAIVPLYLIFAKFHLIGTTFGLVFAYTTFNLPFALWMMLTFFAELPPDMEHAAMVDGATKFQAFYRIALPQVTPGLVATGILCLMFAWNDFAFASVFTSHENQTIPVAASLLISQTGIAWGQAMATGTVIITPMLLAGLAVRKYLVRGLSMGAVK; via the coding sequence ATGACCGCAGGAAATCGCTCAATGCGCAAAGGCATCACCACTGTTTTGATTTATACCGCTTTGGCCATGGCCATGGTTTGGGCTTTACTGCCCATTGTGTGGATGGTGCTTTCCTCTTTAAAAACAGAAGCCAATATGTTTTCCATGCCCCCCCAATTTTCCTTTAAGCCCACCTTTGCCACCTATGCCTTTATGTTTAACGAGGGGAACTTTAGCAACTTCCTGAAGAATAGCGTCATTGCGGCGGTGTCTTCAACCTTTATCGCTTTGTTTTTAGGCACGCTGGGTGGCTACGCTCTGGCCCGGGGGAACTACAAAAGAGGCAAAGACATTGCCTTCTGGGTGATCAGCACCCGCATGACACCCATTGCCGCAGCCATTGTACCCCTCTATTTAATCTTTGCCAAGTTTCACTTGATTGGCACGACCTTTGGGTTGGTCTTTGCCTATACAACTTTTAATTTACCCTTTGCTCTCTGGATGATGCTGACTTTCTTTGCAGAACTGCCGCCGGATATGGAACATGCGGCCATGGTGGACGGAGCCACCAAATTCCAGGCCTTTTACCGTATTGCCCTGCCCCAGGTAACGCCGGGTTTAGTGGCCACCGGCATTCTCTGCCTGATGTTTGCCTGGAATGATTTTGCCTTTGCCTCGGTCTTCACCAGCCATGAAAATCAAACCATCCCGGTTGCCGCCTCGCTGCTGATCAGCCAAACGGGCATTGCCTGGGGGCAGGCCATGGCCACCGGCACCGTTATCATTACCCCCATGCTGCTGGCTGGATTGGCGGTACGCAAGTATTTAGTGCGCGGGTTATCCATGGGGGCCGTAAAATAG
- a CDS encoding NAD(P)-dependent alcohol dehydrogenase → MEKMKAGILYGSGDVRVEEVPVPRIKPDEALVKIKAVGVCGSDVHYYEHGKIGRYVVEEPMILGHEAGGEIMAVGEDVAGLKVGQRVAIEPGVTCGKCKFCKEGRYNLCPDVVFLATPPVDGAFCEYLAMRGDFLHPIPDHMSYEAASLVEPFSVGLHACKRAGVKPGDTVAVLGLGPVGQLAVVAARAFGATKIIAVDLAPIRLQMAGEMGATTVINAGEQDVYEAIMKETGGVGVDVALETAGSTATNLMAVRVARRGGKVALVGLPPQPEVPFNVFDIADGELDIFGIFRYANTYPRAVELLASGIAPVEKLVTHRFALEQAKEALDLARTDKQGSIKVMVNL, encoded by the coding sequence ATGGAGAAAATGAAAGCCGGTATTCTTTACGGATCCGGAGATGTTCGGGTAGAAGAGGTCCCGGTGCCCCGGATTAAACCCGACGAGGCGCTGGTAAAGATTAAAGCCGTGGGGGTTTGCGGTTCCGACGTGCACTATTATGAGCACGGCAAAATAGGCCGTTATGTAGTGGAAGAACCGATGATTCTTGGGCACGAGGCCGGTGGCGAAATCATGGCGGTAGGCGAGGATGTTGCCGGTCTTAAAGTGGGGCAGCGGGTAGCCATTGAGCCCGGTGTTACCTGCGGCAAGTGCAAATTCTGCAAAGAGGGCCGCTATAATTTGTGTCCGGACGTGGTATTCCTGGCCACTCCTCCGGTGGATGGCGCCTTCTGCGAATATCTGGCCATGCGGGGGGATTTTCTGCATCCCATTCCCGATCATATGAGCTATGAAGCGGCTTCCCTGGTTGAACCCTTTTCCGTGGGGCTGCACGCCTGCAAGCGGGCCGGGGTAAAACCCGGGGATACCGTGGCGGTTTTAGGCCTGGGCCCCGTGGGGCAACTGGCGGTGGTGGCTGCCAGGGCTTTTGGCGCCACCAAAATCATTGCTGTGGATCTGGCCCCCATCCGGCTGCAGATGGCCGGGGAAATGGGCGCCACCACGGTGATTAACGCCGGGGAACAGGATGTCTATGAGGCCATCATGAAGGAAACCGGGGGCGTTGGTGTGGATGTGGCCCTGGAGACAGCCGGCAGTACGGCCACCAATTTAATGGCTGTGCGGGTGGCCCGCCGGGGAGGTAAGGTGGCCCTGGTAGGACTGCCGCCCCAGCCGGAAGTTCCTTTTAATGTATTTGATATTGCCGATGGCGAATTAGATATCTTTGGTATTTTCCGCTATGCCAATACCTATCCCCGGGCGGTTGAACTGTTGGCCAGCGGTATTGCCCCGGTGGAAAAGCTGGTCACGCACCGGTTTGCCCTGGAACAGGCCAAGGAAGCCCTGGATCTGGCCAGGACCGATAAGCAGGGCAGTATTAAAGTCATGGTCAACCTGTAA
- the hxlB gene encoding 6-phospho-3-hexuloisomerase has protein sequence MRYGQLKQQMLDELSSVFREIEETEIAALTDEIVRANRVFLYGLGRERLMLQAFTMRLMHLGIRVHMVGDVTTPGIGAGDLFITSSGTGYLSTVEALQGIARQAGARIAFMTAHPDSPLPRQADVIIKIPAQTMKDDPASRQSLQPMGALFEQAQLLMLEMVVVLLKEKLSQTEKEMEKRHTNLE, from the coding sequence ATGCGTTACGGTCAATTAAAGCAGCAGATGCTGGACGAACTAAGTTCTGTTTTTAGGGAGATTGAGGAAACGGAAATAGCCGCCTTAACGGATGAGATCGTCCGGGCCAACCGTGTGTTTCTGTATGGCTTAGGCCGGGAAAGGTTAATGCTGCAGGCCTTTACCATGCGGCTGATGCACCTGGGCATCCGGGTTCATATGGTGGGAGATGTGACTACGCCGGGGATTGGGGCCGGGGATTTATTTATAACCAGTTCCGGCACCGGGTATCTTTCAACCGTTGAAGCCCTGCAGGGCATTGCCCGGCAAGCCGGGGCCCGGATTGCCTTTATGACCGCTCACCCGGATTCTCCTCTGCCCCGGCAGGCGGACGTCATTATTAAAATCCCGGCTCAGACCATGAAGGATGACCCGGCAAGCCGGCAGTCGCTCCAGCCCATGGGTGCCCTTTTTGAGCAAGCGCAATTACTGATGCTGGAAATGGTGGTGGTTTTGCTTAAAGAGAAACTGAGTCAGACAGAAAAAGAGATGGAGAAACGCCATACCAACCTTGAGTGA
- a CDS encoding zinc-dependent alcohol dehydrogenase family protein → MKTMKAAVIQGPHNIVLQEVPYPTPGPGQVVVKVEACGVCGTDYHILEGDFLSSYPLIAGHEFSGTIHELGPGVEHWQLAERVAVDPSVYCGECYYCLNNQGNMCQNWNAIGVTLNGAFAEYVVVPAKNLYRLPDTMSFQEGAFVEPLSCVVYAMRRLNIRFGDKVLLFGSGPMGLLLMQSILKGGASEVVVVDRAEDKLTIARQLGAHKTFAGTAGLREEYPLGFDVVIDATGVPAVIENMFQYAGNRAKIMQFGCAPREAKVSVSPFDIYNKDWEILGTMALLFTFYPAIHLLKNGVVVCDPLTTAEISLDDFPAYLSQPKGSKDLKVLVRPWKK, encoded by the coding sequence ATGAAAACAATGAAAGCGGCGGTGATTCAAGGCCCCCATAACATCGTCCTTCAAGAAGTCCCCTACCCCACCCCGGGACCGGGTCAGGTGGTGGTAAAGGTGGAGGCCTGCGGCGTTTGCGGCACCGACTATCACATTTTGGAAGGGGACTTCCTTTCTTCCTATCCCCTGATTGCCGGGCACGAATTTTCCGGTACCATTCATGAATTGGGGCCGGGGGTAGAGCACTGGCAATTGGCGGAACGGGTGGCCGTAGACCCATCGGTCTATTGCGGGGAATGTTATTATTGCCTGAACAATCAGGGGAACATGTGTCAAAACTGGAACGCCATCGGCGTTACCCTGAACGGGGCCTTTGCGGAATATGTGGTGGTTCCGGCCAAGAACCTGTACCGCCTGCCGGATACCATGAGTTTTCAGGAAGGGGCCTTTGTGGAACCTCTTTCCTGCGTGGTTTATGCCATGCGGCGTTTGAACATCCGGTTTGGCGACAAGGTGCTGCTCTTTGGTTCCGGGCCCATGGGCCTGCTGCTGATGCAGTCCATTCTTAAAGGCGGGGCCTCGGAAGTGGTGGTTGTGGACCGGGCTGAAGATAAATTGACCATAGCCCGGCAATTGGGCGCCCATAAAACCTTTGCCGGCACTGCCGGACTTAGGGAAGAATACCCCCTGGGTTTTGATGTGGTCATTGATGCCACCGGCGTGCCTGCGGTTATTGAAAATATGTTTCAATATGCCGGCAACCGGGCCAAAATCATGCAGTTTGGCTGTGCCCCCAGGGAAGCCAAAGTATCCGTAAGTCCCTTTGATATTTACAATAAGGATTGGGAAATATTGGGCACCATGGCTCTGCTCTTTACCTTTTATCCGGCTATCCATTTGTTAAAGAACGGTGTGGTTGTTTGCGATCCCCTAACCACTGCGGAAATCAGCCTGGATGACTTTCCCGCCTACTTGTCACAGCCCAAAGGCAGTAAGGATCTGAAAGTTCTTGTGCGACCCTGGAAAAAGTAG
- a CDS encoding helix-turn-helix domain-containing protein translates to MSKINQYKAAEKLAILQELETGQATCVEIAKKYDISVTTLVKWRHRYELYGYEGLEIKTHFNKYSPELKLQAVQDYLSGEYSQYQIIDKYKIASRTQLARWINKYNNHSSFKSYPSEGAKAMTKGRTTSWQERIEMVLYCLSHNHDYQNTSEKYQVSYQQVYQWVKKYEAGGEEALKDRRGRKKAPEELSESDRQRLAMKKLEYENERLRAENALLKKLQELERRRF, encoded by the coding sequence ATGTCAAAAATAAATCAATACAAAGCAGCAGAGAAACTAGCAATACTACAGGAACTTGAAACAGGTCAGGCTACCTGTGTAGAGATAGCTAAAAAATATGATATTAGTGTGACTACCTTGGTTAAATGGCGACATCGTTATGAATTGTACGGATATGAAGGGCTAGAAATAAAAACCCATTTTAATAAATATTCACCAGAACTTAAACTTCAAGCCGTTCAGGATTACCTTTCGGGCGAATACTCACAGTATCAAATTATAGATAAGTATAAAATAGCGAGTCGGACACAACTGGCAAGGTGGATTAACAAGTATAATAATCATAGCAGTTTTAAATCCTACCCATCGGAAGGAGCCAAGGCTATGACTAAAGGGCGCACTACCAGTTGGCAAGAACGGATTGAGATGGTCCTATACTGTCTTTCTCATAACCATGATTACCAAAACACCTCAGAGAAATATCAAGTTTCATACCAGCAGGTTTATCAATGGGTTAAGAAATATGAAGCAGGTGGAGAAGAGGCCTTAAAGGATAGACGGGGACGGAAAAAAGCACCGGAAGAATTAAGTGAGAGCGATCGGCAAAGGCTTGCTATGAAAAAACTAGAATACGAAAACGAGCGACTTAGAGCAGAAAATGCCCTGTTAAAAAAGTTACAGGAACTCGAAAGGAGGAGGTTTTAA
- a CDS encoding carbohydrate ABC transporter permease: MSTGKTVEASMPQPQPQPKDTPKAGGVLRRFLTTENVMLTPALLVLATVSIFPFLYLIYASLMDFALAMDDPTFAGFRNWVRLVQDPLIIQSWKVTFVYALAGLSLELVLGVGIALLLYATPWGRNIFVTLWMLPIFVAPIVAGLLGWFLLNSSYGLYAWFLQLLGVHIDIFGTVGTALPAVIMIDVWEWTPLITLIVLSGLQSLPSEPLEAAEVDGASYWQKLRYVILPLSSRIIVVALLIRSMDIMRFIDAIFITTAGGPADSTKIIGLRLFDVAFRFMDIGFAAAIGLSMLLVTTLLGKAFITVMYGRE, translated from the coding sequence TTGAGTACAGGGAAAACCGTAGAAGCTTCGATGCCGCAGCCACAGCCGCAACCGAAGGACACCCCCAAGGCCGGGGGAGTCTTGAGGCGGTTTTTAACCACTGAGAATGTTATGTTAACTCCAGCCCTATTGGTGCTGGCGACAGTGAGTATTTTCCCGTTTCTTTATTTGATTTATGCCAGTTTGATGGATTTTGCACTGGCCATGGATGATCCGACCTTTGCGGGTTTTCGCAACTGGGTTCGGCTGGTGCAGGACCCCCTCATTATACAGTCCTGGAAAGTTACCTTTGTGTATGCCCTGGCGGGGCTGTCTCTGGAACTGGTTCTTGGCGTGGGCATTGCCCTGCTGCTCTATGCCACGCCCTGGGGCCGCAATATTTTTGTAACCCTCTGGATGCTGCCTATTTTTGTGGCTCCCATTGTAGCGGGCCTGCTGGGCTGGTTTCTCCTAAACAGCAGTTATGGTTTATATGCCTGGTTCTTACAACTGCTGGGCGTACATATTGATATATTCGGGACCGTAGGTACAGCCCTGCCGGCGGTCATTATGATTGATGTTTGGGAATGGACGCCTTTGATCACCTTGATTGTACTGTCCGGTCTGCAGTCCTTGCCTTCGGAACCTTTGGAAGCGGCTGAAGTGGACGGGGCCAGTTACTGGCAAAAGCTCCGCTATGTGATCCTGCCGTTGTCATCCCGGATTATTGTGGTGGCCCTGTTGATTCGCTCCATGGATATCATGCGTTTTATCGACGCCATTTTTATCACCACCGCCGGAGGGCCTGCGGATAGTACCAAAATTATTGGTTTAAGGCTTTTTGACGTGGCCTTTCGCTTTATGGACATCGGTTTTGCCGCAGCCATCGGCCTTTCCATGCTGCTGGTCACCACCCTGCTGGGTAAAGCCTTTATTACAGTAATGTACGGGAGGGAATAA
- a CDS encoding sugar phosphate isomerase/epimerase family protein — protein MKVTLGISTGFTVKRWPDPEDWVKMVKSQLGLDLIQFSFDQFDPRANADLVGTYCQRVKKACLKYDVTLHSTFTGLAIYSHNLLYHPLLEGRLDGLDWFGRAFAMTRDLGAAFTGGPFGGLDVPTFAQEARRRYLEEWAGEAMAHLLKTARHYGIKEFYWEPTPVRREGPVTIAETRQCLERINHLAGEDGARLALCLDTGHATSPLAPPEERDPYLWLEKLGQAAPIIHLQQSDGKLDRHWPFTPEYNARGIIHADRVLDCLEKSGSQEAVLLVEVGHPFEEEDAKVMEEITRSVEYWQEALTRRGI, from the coding sequence ATGAAGGTTACACTGGGTATCTCCACCGGATTTACGGTAAAGCGCTGGCCGGACCCGGAGGACTGGGTAAAGATGGTCAAAAGTCAACTGGGCCTGGATCTTATCCAGTTTTCCTTTGACCAGTTCGATCCCCGGGCCAATGCGGATTTGGTTGGCACCTATTGTCAAAGGGTCAAAAAGGCCTGTTTAAAATATGACGTGACCCTCCATTCCACCTTTACCGGCCTGGCCATTTATTCACACAATCTACTGTACCATCCTTTGTTGGAGGGAAGGCTGGATGGCTTGGACTGGTTTGGCAGGGCCTTTGCCATGACCCGGGATTTGGGAGCGGCCTTTACCGGGGGGCCCTTTGGCGGTCTGGATGTTCCCACCTTTGCACAGGAGGCCCGGCGCAGGTATCTGGAAGAATGGGCCGGCGAAGCCATGGCTCATTTATTAAAAACAGCCCGGCACTACGGCATTAAGGAATTTTACTGGGAACCCACTCCGGTGCGGAGGGAAGGGCCGGTGACCATTGCCGAGACCCGACAGTGTCTGGAAAGAATCAATCATCTGGCCGGAGAGGATGGAGCCCGTTTGGCCCTTTGCCTGGATACCGGACACGCAACCAGCCCCCTGGCCCCTCCCGAGGAGCGGGACCCCTACCTGTGGCTGGAGAAATTAGGGCAGGCCGCCCCCATCATCCATTTGCAGCAGTCCGACGGCAAGCTGGACCGGCACTGGCCCTTCACGCCGGAATATAACGCCCGGGGCATCATTCATGCCGATAGGGTGCTGGACTGTCTGGAGAAATCCGGTTCTCAAGAGGCGGTCCTGCTGGTGGAGGTAGGGCATCCCTTTGAAGAGGAGGACGCTAAAGTCATGGAGGAAATTACCCGGAGTGTGGAATATTGGCAGGAAGCCTTAACCCGCCGGGGAATCTGA
- a CDS encoding PfkB family carbohydrate kinase, with the protein MPDIITVGEAIIDFIPTLPGKGLADTPAFEKRPGGAPANVAVGVARLGGNAGFVGKFGQDPFGRFLLQTLAENRVDTAAAVITGEAKTGLAFVTLKENGEREFIFYREPCADILLAKEEIHSGYIQETRILHFGTVSLIAEPSRSATYHAVKLAREAGKTVSLDVNLREALWPSLNQARKEITQALQWAHLVKVSEEELNFLVGPGVSLEEGATALLNLGPDLILVTLGARGCYYKTKKSGRTIRGISITPVDTTGAGDAFTAAMLTRLADWGLGHPRQVTSLSPAILEEFCFFANIAGALTCTKNGAISALPLRLEVENRMGLKAK; encoded by the coding sequence ATGCCGGATATTATTACCGTTGGGGAAGCGATCATTGATTTTATTCCAACTCTCCCGGGCAAGGGCCTTGCAGATACACCCGCCTTTGAAAAACGGCCGGGAGGAGCACCTGCCAATGTGGCTGTGGGCGTTGCCCGCTTGGGAGGAAACGCCGGTTTTGTGGGAAAATTCGGGCAGGACCCCTTTGGGCGGTTCCTGCTGCAGACCCTGGCGGAGAACCGGGTGGATACCGCGGCAGCGGTTATTACCGGGGAGGCCAAAACCGGTCTGGCTTTCGTGACTTTAAAAGAGAACGGGGAACGGGAGTTCATTTTTTACCGGGAACCCTGCGCCGATATTTTGCTGGCTAAAGAAGAAATTCATTCCGGCTATATTCAGGAAACCAGGATCCTGCACTTTGGCACCGTTTCCCTCATTGCCGAGCCCAGCCGCAGCGCTACTTACCATGCGGTAAAACTGGCCCGGGAGGCGGGTAAAACGGTTTCCCTGGACGTTAATCTGAGGGAGGCCCTTTGGCCTTCCCTAAACCAGGCCCGTAAGGAGATAACGCAAGCCCTGCAGTGGGCGCATTTGGTTAAAGTGAGCGAAGAAGAGCTGAACTTTCTGGTGGGTCCCGGAGTCAGTCTGGAAGAAGGGGCCACGGCCTTGCTGAACCTGGGTCCGGATTTAATCTTAGTAACCCTGGGGGCCCGGGGTTGTTACTATAAAACAAAGAAATCAGGCCGGACTATCCGGGGAATTTCCATCACCCCGGTGGATACCACCGGGGCCGGGGACGCCTTTACGGCAGCCATGTTAACCCGGCTGGCGGACTGGGGGCTGGGCCATCCCCGTCAGGTGACCTCTCTTTCCCCGGCAATCCTGGAGGAGTTTTGTTTTTTTGCCAACATCGCCGGAGCCTTAACCTGCACGAAAAACGGAGCCATTTCAGCCCTGCCCCTTCGGTTGGAAGTGGAAAATCGAATGGGGTTAAAGGCCAAATGA
- a CDS encoding IS3 family transposase, which produces MQAVQGEEHFSLVLLCEMAQISRSGYYKWLKRKVSPREQENQQLMQAMLLLYEKVEGIYGYRQLTINLRRETHQSINPKRVYRLMKLAGIQSVIRRKKKKYIRSTPGQIAENLLNRQFTAEESNEKWLTDVTEFKYGKGQKAYLSAILDLHDKSIVSYVLGHSNNNRLVFETLDLALQTAPGSTPIIHSDRGFQYTSWGFKKRLEAYGLTQSMSRVGKCIDNGPMEGFWGTLKCEKYYLHKYQTFEALKKDIDDYIYFYNYERLQAKLNSLSPMEVRTKAA; this is translated from the coding sequence ATTCAAGCGGTACAAGGAGAAGAGCATTTTAGTCTAGTCTTATTGTGTGAAATGGCGCAGATTTCACGTTCAGGCTATTACAAATGGTTAAAGCGAAAAGTAAGTCCTCGCGAACAAGAAAATCAGCAACTCATGCAAGCGATGCTCCTGCTCTACGAGAAGGTTGAAGGCATTTATGGGTACCGTCAATTAACCATCAATTTAAGACGGGAAACCCATCAGTCGATTAACCCGAAGAGGGTCTATCGCCTCATGAAGCTTGCTGGAATTCAATCCGTCATCCGTAGAAAGAAAAAGAAATACATTCGATCAACTCCTGGGCAGATCGCAGAAAATCTTTTAAACCGCCAGTTCACAGCAGAGGAATCGAATGAAAAGTGGTTGACGGATGTAACTGAATTCAAATACGGAAAGGGTCAAAAAGCATATCTCAGTGCGATTCTCGATTTACATGATAAATCCATCGTATCCTATGTTTTAGGCCATTCGAATAACAACCGTCTTGTTTTCGAGACCCTGGACTTGGCTCTTCAAACGGCACCCGGCAGCACACCCATAATTCACAGTGATCGGGGTTTTCAGTATACCTCCTGGGGCTTCAAGAAACGACTAGAAGCTTATGGCTTAACTCAGAGTATGTCTCGGGTTGGCAAGTGTATTGATAACGGACCGATGGAAGGCTTCTGGGGAACGCTTAAGTGTGAGAAGTATTATCTACATAAATATCAAACCTTTGAAGCTCTTAAGAAGGACATTGATGATTACATCTATTTTTATAATTATGAGAGGTTACAGGCCAAGTTAAACAGCCTTAGTCCGATGGAAGTTCGAACCAAGGCTGCCTAG
- the xylB gene encoding xylulokinase, with protein MQSLFLGIDIGTTGVKALIMDEQGKGVTQATREYPLHIPQPGWAEQNPEDWYYATCEAVAAILRDGRVAAAQIKGIGLTGQMHGSVFLDRQGGIIREAILWCDQRTAEECREITAAVGDKRLIELVANPALAGFTAPKILWLRNHEPENYRRVAKVLLPKDYIRWRLTGVFATDVSDASGMLLLDVINRQWSGEMLAALDIPPAWLAEVFESPQVTGRVHARGAADTGLPQGIPVVAGAGDNAAGAVGSGIIRPGMATVSLGTSGVVFTPSRTPAVDPAGRLHTFCHAVPGQWHLMGVTLAAGGSLRWYRDALAGEERAAAQELAKDPYELLNDQAGLIPAGSEGLLFLPYLSGERTPHADPLARGVFLGLSLKHHKGHLVRSILEGVAFSLRDTLEIMKELGLALEDLRITGGGGRSPVWRQILADVLGLPLNLMENSDGPAYGAAILGAVGAGCWPSVEEAAAAACSSQELRGVLPIAENVQCYDRLYPLYREAYPSLKSLFWRLKDI; from the coding sequence ATGCAGAGCTTATTTTTAGGTATAGACATCGGTACCACCGGAGTGAAAGCCCTGATCATGGATGAACAGGGAAAAGGGGTGACCCAGGCCACCCGGGAGTATCCCCTGCACATCCCTCAGCCCGGCTGGGCGGAGCAGAATCCTGAGGATTGGTACTATGCCACTTGTGAGGCCGTTGCCGCCATTTTGAGGGACGGCAGGGTTGCCGCGGCGCAAATCAAGGGGATCGGGTTGACCGGGCAGATGCACGGCTCGGTGTTTCTGGACCGTCAGGGTGGCATTATCCGGGAGGCCATTCTCTGGTGCGACCAACGCACTGCCGAGGAATGCCGGGAAATCACGGCTGCCGTGGGAGACAAAAGATTGATTGAACTGGTGGCCAACCCGGCTCTGGCGGGATTTACCGCGCCCAAGATTCTGTGGCTGCGTAATCATGAACCGGAAAACTACCGGCGGGTGGCCAAGGTCTTACTGCCCAAGGACTATATCCGCTGGCGGCTAACGGGTGTTTTTGCCACCGATGTCTCGGATGCCAGCGGCATGCTGCTTTTGGACGTGATCAACCGCCAGTGGAGCGGTGAAATGCTGGCAGCATTGGACATTCCTCCGGCCTGGCTGGCGGAGGTCTTTGAAAGTCCCCAGGTGACCGGCCGGGTGCATGCCCGGGGAGCTGCGGATACCGGGCTTCCCCAGGGGATACCCGTGGTGGCCGGAGCCGGGGATAATGCTGCCGGAGCCGTGGGCAGCGGCATCATCCGGCCGGGAATGGCCACCGTTAGCCTGGGTACTTCCGGGGTAGTCTTTACTCCCAGCAGAACCCCTGCGGTGGATCCGGCAGGAAGACTACATACCTTTTGCCATGCGGTGCCCGGTCAGTGGCACCTTATGGGCGTAACCTTGGCTGCCGGGGGATCCCTGCGCTGGTACAGGGATGCCTTGGCCGGTGAAGAACGGGCTGCTGCCCAAGAATTGGCCAAGGATCCTTACGAACTATTAAATGATCAGGCCGGTTTAATCCCTGCGGGCTCCGAAGGGCTTCTCTTCCTGCCTTATCTATCCGGCGAGAGAACACCCCATGCGGATCCCCTGGCCCGGGGTGTGTTTCTGGGCTTGAGCCTGAAGCACCATAAGGGCCACTTGGTGCGTTCCATCCTGGAAGGGGTGGCTTTTAGCTTAAGGGATACCCTGGAAATTATGAAGGAGTTGGGTTTGGCCCTGGAAGACCTGCGCATTACCGGAGGGGGCGGGCGCAGCCCGGTGTGGCGTCAAATTTTAGCCGATGTTTTGGGCCTGCCGCTGAACCTGATGGAAAACTCCGATGGACCGGCCTACGGGGCGGCCATCCTGGGAGCCGTTGGGGCAGGCTGCTGGCCTTCGGTGGAAGAGGCTGCCGCCGCTGCCTGCAGCAGCCAAGAACTGCGGGGAGTGCTGCCCATTGCGGAGAACGTACAATGCTATGACCGCCTGTATCCCCTTTACAGGGAGGCCTACCCGTCTTTAAAATCCCTTTTTTGGCGCTTAAAAGACATTTAG
- a CDS encoding diguanylate cyclase domain-containing protein produces MNIRLKINGLTKRYLLALGFIALLSITAYLNLHQLIKTQAASAAVINVSGRQRMLSQKTALLCFQLVESTEPSEREQIRNELTETLALMKYSHEKLMQGDMGLEMTVPLPEEVKAIYFNSPNSLDLQLRQYLASAQSLVQEPDVRLTQDNPHLLSVLTASQGELLHILDTVVKEYQKQSERDITRLKNLEKIILILTLLVLIGEALFIFRPMVRRIRRETKYLTDSNKILRQLSTSDALTGIPNRRYFDEFIYMEWQRASRDASWLSLIMVDIDFFKNFNDAYGHQVGDDCLKRVAVTLDSIMNRPGDLVARYGGEEFAVVLPRTDLEGARVVAEKLRAGIEALEIPHQGSQISSYVTISLGVAATVPTGEASPDSLIQAADRALYEAKHQGRNRVHSLDSIITAVLPLHHFLPK; encoded by the coding sequence ATGAACATCCGTCTAAAAATAAACGGGTTAACTAAAAGATACCTATTAGCCCTGGGATTCATCGCCCTTCTATCCATTACCGCTTATCTTAATCTGCACCAGCTCATAAAGACCCAGGCCGCAAGCGCAGCCGTTATTAATGTCAGCGGGCGTCAAAGAATGCTGTCGCAAAAAACGGCCTTACTTTGTTTTCAGTTGGTTGAGAGCACGGAACCCTCCGAACGGGAACAAATCCGCAACGAATTGACGGAAACCCTGGCCTTAATGAAATATTCCCATGAAAAACTGATGCAGGGGGATATGGGGCTGGAAATGACTGTCCCACTGCCGGAAGAAGTAAAAGCCATTTATTTTAACTCGCCCAACTCCCTGGACCTCCAGCTTCGCCAATACCTGGCATCCGCCCAATCCCTGGTCCAAGAACCGGATGTCCGGCTTACCCAAGATAACCCGCACCTCTTATCCGTTCTTACCGCTTCCCAGGGGGAACTGCTTCATATCCTGGATACCGTGGTTAAGGAATATCAGAAACAAAGCGAAAGGGATATAACCCGGCTGAAAAACCTGGAAAAAATCATTTTGATCCTTACTCTGCTGGTACTGATAGGAGAGGCCCTTTTTATTTTTCGGCCCATGGTTCGCAGGATCAGAAGGGAAACCAAATACCTTACGGATTCAAACAAAATATTACGGCAGTTATCCACCTCCGACGCCCTGACAGGGATCCCTAATCGGCGTTATTTTGATGAATTTATTTACATGGAATGGCAGCGGGCTTCCCGGGATGCCTCCTGGTTGTCTTTAATTATGGTGGACATTGATTTCTTTAAAAATTTTAACGATGCCTACGGTCATCAGGTGGGTGATGATTGCCTGAAAAGGGTAGCCGTCACCTTGGACAGCATCATGAACCGTCCCGGAGATTTGGTCGCCCGTTACGGGGGGGAAGAGTTTGCCGTGGTTCTGCCCAGAACCGATTTAGAGGGGGCCCGGGTAGTGGCGGAAAAGTTGCGGGCCGGTATTGAAGCTCTGGAGATTCCCCATCAAGGCTCCCAGATAAGCTCTTATGTAACCATTAGCTTGGGCGTGGCAGCCACAGTACCCACTGGGGAAGCCTCCCCGGACAGCCTGATCCAGGCTGCCGACAGGGCCCTATACGAGGCCAAGCACCAAGGCCGCAACCGGGTTCATTCTTTAGACAGTATCATCACGGCTGTTCTTCCCCTGCACCATTTCTTACCAAAATAA